In the genome of Cyclopterus lumpus isolate fCycLum1 chromosome 19, fCycLum1.pri, whole genome shotgun sequence, the window TTAAAATGTCGGTTTGACACTACAATAAACGTATTGAACGCAACACAGTGAATGACAtcctttactgttttttttttaaatatggtaGAATTAGCAAATGTTCGTCTCTTACCTGGAGCCGGGCGACAGTGAGACAGTAGGTTGCCATTTTGTTCACTGACAAAGATGTGTCAGACGGTGGTGACGTCACAACCTTTTAAACCGCGGTCTCGCAGGTCCTTGAAGGACAAATATTTACGATAGTTTTACTTTGATCTAgattgttaaatacatttaatctcAACTGAGATTTATCCATCaccattttatgtttttctttacatttgacaaaaaaatatatgtacatcaaattaaaagtCACCCTTGCAAGCGTTACTATATTATTGACCTTTATAACGCTGAAAGGACACTTTTGaataactttttatttgtaaaaaaaaatcttcacaGCCACAGTTTTTATGATCatcaattattataatgtatttttatattcaaaCACAAAACTATGAATATAGGGCATATGGAGCAAGACCAGAGAATCGATAtcgtttccttttttcttcctgttggAGACGCCAGGTGGCGGTAACGCGACTCCTCGTCCAACGTttacaggtcaaaggtcactacTCAACCCATTCTGCAGCGTTCTCCTTACGTTAGCCGACAATGGCTAAACATCACCCAGATTTGATCTTTTGCAGGAAACAAGCCGGTGTTGGTATGTCTAACACTATTTaagttcacgcgtttgttattgttattattatttctcgTCAGCCGGGTGTCTGTCTTTTACTTTTTGCGCGAGCTCACGTTAGCTGCCATGCTAACGGTGAGAGCATGGATTCATTGAACGAATGTTAGCCATGGTGTTAGCTTAGAAACGTCCACACGGTTATGTCGCCAGCGTGAATAACGTTACAGTTTCACGGGAAGTGACTTCGGTGTATTTAATAATGGGTTTTACTCTCACTATGAGGAAGGTATAGGCTATTAACTAATGTATAAAAGCGATATGAATCAACTGCTAGCCAGCCTGACGGTACTCACTGGGGCTCtgactgcttttgtttttgttcctcagCTATCGGGAGACTTTGCGAGAAATGTAAGTGTTTCCTTCTGTGATTAATACCACAAATTGAGCGTGATGTGTTTTCCTTTGAGCTCATAATTATTAAAGTCGgctgtctttattatttttttcctcttctgcaTCTGTAACAGTTACGTTAGTCCTGGACAATTAATGACATATTAGTCATACTAATCttgtgtattaatatatttccACTGTTATTAAACCTTTGCATTCATACAAGCATCGGATTACATGGCACGGTTTAGAGTCATGCAACAGTGTGCACACAGTATCACAGTGTTATTACTGTTACCTGTTTGCCAGTGAAGCAAGTTGTTCAAAGATATATCCTTATGTTGTCTATAGTTTCAACAATGACTTGTTTTattagatacatttaaaaagaatcaATCGGTAATGAAAAAGTATGTGGCTACTGTAAATTGACAAACACAATGTGACATTATTGTCGAGTAAAGATTTAGCTCACAGCACAACTTTTTTAGCAAACTAATTTATCCCCAACATTGTTTCAAAGTTAATTTAGTTGCCATGATACACCCTATTTTCTCAATAACTTCTCATCGGTCTTGTCCCCGTCCTCTCAGGTGATGGAAAATGTGTCATCTGTGATTCCTACGTGAGGCCGTGCACTCTGGTGCGCATCTGTGACGAGTGTAACTACGGCTCCTATCAGGGACGCTGTGTCATCTGCGGAGGGCCAGGAGTGTCTGATGCTTACTACTGTAAAGAGTGCACCATCCAGGAGAAAGACGTGAGTGGCCTGAGGCCCACTTCCCTGTATTATCCGTCACTGAAAAGAGACTGTATAAGGATTCAACCAGTTTGTCTCTGAATAGTTTGTCTGGCTTCTATGAGATTGAAAATGACAGGCTCTTTGTTTCCTTTCACAGCGAGATGGCTGTCCTAAGATTGTGAATTTGGGCAGCTCTAAAACGGATCTTTTTTATGAAAGGAAGAAGTATGGCTTCAAGAAGAGGTGAAGACACCACGGTCCGATTCTTGTTTTAGTTGTTCAGCTTTTGCAGATTTTCTTTAAAACctaaagaaacatttttttgaCTTGTCAATAAAGctctgttttgtatttctctctTGTTCCTGTTTTGAATGTTGAAATACTCAATAAGCATATTCATGGAAAAGGCTTGTAACTGATTTGATTTTTATGTTGAAAAACCTACAATAAGACTTTTGGCACAGATGTGGAATAAAAATAGGAAACCAAATATAAGATTAGAGATAGGTCGCTAGAATAAATAGGATAGTATCAATTTCTTCAGGGATGCTGAGTGAGCTTGTTTCTGTTTAAGTACTGAGGAGCTTTATCCAGCTGCTTTTTACAGTCTCCAACTCCCACCAGATGGCAATGTTTCAAAGTGACACGGGTGAAAATATGGGTACAGAATACAATTGCTGTGGACCTATCAAACTAAATTATATGCAATCAGAAAGTGGTCAATATTAATTTGTATATTGTCTCCGCTAATTCCAGCCTAGACTCGAGCAAAGCACAGTACCCCTTCAGTTTATATTGGACATGAGCTATAATTTATTTACATCAGActtgggtcttttttttaatatgaattgCTCACTGCGAGAACCTAAAGAAACATCTCCGTAAGAAAAGAACTAACACTTCCAGACTCTCAACCAAGCTTTAtttatacatactgtattaCAAGACAAAGTAGCTGTACTTAAAATGCCATAAAATGTCTTcaaaacaaagacaggaagGTTACACCTCCCTTAATTTTGTTATTAGATCGGCCTGTTCCCGATAGAAGGCAGATGCAATCTTTATTGAAGCAGAAAGCATTACAACATTTATTAATGTAGAAATTGCACTTGTGGAGAAAgtgactttttaaatattgatgcaGGAAGTCAAATTATTGTAAAAATTAATGTGACTGTCCTGACTAAGTTTTACTCCACAAGATTGCCTTTAGTCTGTTAAAtttaacacaaaaacatgtactATAATATAAAGATGCCTTTACTGCTGGTagtaatgtaaaaaagaaagaccatcatattttatttatggttGAAAAGTATAGTAACCAAAGAACAAAATGGCTATGAGTGTAAAAACTTGTGCGTCACAATTTGAACTAAGGATGTTATTCCGTTAGATAATATGCCCCCCTGTAAACCCACAATACAGTATTACTGAGGCCTCCGGGttcgtaaaaaataaatctgctggCAACAGACACTGCCAGCGTTCACACctcagacagaaaagaaaaagcagttcACACCAACATAAGAAAAGTTGGGTGATAAAAGCCAATAAATGTGTccaacacaaactaaaaactgTTGATACAATCTAAATGCACATTCACCCCAAATAAAACGTTTTTGAGAACCTAGTTTTGAGATCATTTCAAGCAACCCATTGCAAACAATAGGAAAGCATGAGCTGGATTAATTTAATCTGCAGACAACAAACACGCTTCAAACCGAGGTGCACTGTGATGTTTTTACACTGAACGAGTCAAACATTTCCACGCCAGTCGCCGTTAATAAAGACAGCTCGCATTAAACACATCATCAATGCACATGTCCGCTCATTGGAGACAGAGGAATTTACTTGAAATATATCCcaaactttgtttttaaatgtccaacAATAATGAAAtcgtggggggaaaaaaaaagtctagGAAGTATAATCTTAGGCTACAACTATTTACAGTACATGCATCAGTggattgtacacacacacgtatgaaAGGTTACTGACGTGAATGGAGACGAGTCAGCGCTGACAACCTGCCCCCGGGGGCGAAGCAGGCGTCCTACTCTGACAAAAACGGCACAAGAGCGACAGCGAGCGCAGTGCGTGTCTCTTGAGATCCGGTAATGAGCGAAG includes:
- the phf5a gene encoding PHD finger-like domain-containing protein 5A, with amino-acid sequence MAKHHPDLIFCRKQAGVAIGRLCEKCDGKCVICDSYVRPCTLVRICDECNYGSYQGRCVICGGPGVSDAYYCKECTIQEKDRDGCPKIVNLGSSKTDLFYERKKYGFKKR